Proteins co-encoded in one Xanthomonas campestris pv. badrii genomic window:
- a CDS encoding LysR family transcriptional regulator: protein MLERIHLTIVQQVEQQGSLTAAAGVLNLTQSALSHSMKKLEQQLGTDVWLREGRSLRLTQAGQYLLAVANRVLPQLALAEERLGQFAQGERGALRIGMECHPCYQWLLKLVSPYLATWPDVDVDVKQKFQFGGIGALFGYEIDLLVTPDPLFKPGLRFEPVFDYEQVLVVAKGHALASAAYVKPQQLTREVLISYPVDLERLDIYSQFLLPAGVTPRRHKAIETTDIMMQMVASGRGVAAMPRWLVEEYAARMDVVPVRLGARGIPKQIFLGAREADIAIDYLRAFIELARQPANATAHPPAAN, encoded by the coding sequence ATGCTTGAGCGCATCCATCTCACCATCGTCCAGCAGGTCGAGCAGCAAGGCTCGCTGACGGCCGCTGCAGGCGTGTTGAACCTGACCCAGTCCGCGCTGAGCCACAGCATGAAGAAGCTGGAGCAGCAGCTGGGCACCGACGTCTGGCTGCGCGAGGGACGCAGCCTGCGGCTGACCCAGGCCGGGCAATACCTGCTCGCGGTGGCGAACCGGGTGCTGCCGCAGCTGGCGCTGGCCGAGGAGCGCCTGGGGCAGTTTGCGCAGGGCGAACGCGGCGCGCTGCGCATCGGCATGGAATGCCATCCCTGCTACCAGTGGCTGCTCAAGCTGGTGTCGCCTTATCTGGCCACGTGGCCGGATGTGGATGTGGACGTGAAGCAGAAGTTCCAGTTCGGCGGCATTGGCGCGTTGTTTGGCTATGAGATCGATCTGCTGGTCACGCCCGACCCGCTGTTCAAGCCCGGGCTGAGGTTCGAGCCGGTGTTCGATTACGAGCAGGTGCTGGTCGTGGCCAAGGGCCATGCGCTGGCGTCGGCCGCCTACGTCAAGCCGCAACAGCTGACCCGCGAGGTGCTCATCAGCTACCCCGTGGACCTGGAGCGCCTGGATATCTACAGCCAGTTCCTGCTGCCGGCCGGTGTCACGCCGCGCCGCCACAAGGCCATCGAAACCACCGACATCATGATGCAGATGGTGGCCAGCGGCCGCGGCGTGGCCGCCATGCCACGCTGGCTGGTCGAGGAATATGCGGCAAGGATGGACGTGGTGCCGGTCCGGCTGGGTGCGCGCGGCATCCCCAAGCAGATCTTCCTGGGCGCGCGCGAGGCCGATATCGCCATCGACTACCTGCGTGCCTTCATCGAACTGGCGCGCCAGCCTGCCAATGCCACCGCCCATCCACCCGCAGCCAACTGA
- a CDS encoding methylenetetrahydrofolate reductase yields MMHQDTPRPASTFIDAYSLEVGANDVDALSAVAPRIMPGSRIAIPSLPGQDTATRLAAACAVRALGFTPMPHLVARRIASLDDLQAFLRRAVDEAGVEHCLVIAGDPSSPIGPFPDSVSLIATGVFERAGIQSIAVAGHPEGHPAMHAGAHWEVLERKCRSIAERGMAPLIVTQFAFDADLVLRWLETLRARGIDAPVRVGVPGPAGVAVLARYAARCGVSASAAMLSNYGISIGKLLGTAGPDRFVDRLTAGLTNAHGDVRLHLFPFGGIARSVAWVEHYRSRSRLTHPVNL; encoded by the coding sequence TTGATGCATCAAGACACGCCCAGGCCCGCCAGCACCTTCATCGACGCCTACTCGCTGGAGGTGGGCGCGAACGACGTCGACGCATTGTCTGCAGTGGCGCCGCGGATCATGCCCGGCTCCCGCATTGCCATCCCGTCCCTGCCCGGCCAGGACACCGCGACGCGACTGGCCGCCGCATGCGCAGTGCGCGCGCTTGGCTTTACGCCCATGCCGCACCTGGTGGCGCGCCGCATCGCCTCGCTCGACGACCTGCAGGCGTTCCTCAGGCGCGCCGTCGATGAGGCCGGCGTTGAGCACTGCCTGGTGATCGCGGGTGATCCGTCGTCTCCGATCGGGCCGTTTCCAGATAGCGTGTCGCTGATCGCGACCGGCGTCTTCGAGCGCGCTGGAATCCAGAGCATCGCCGTGGCGGGACATCCGGAAGGCCATCCGGCCATGCACGCAGGCGCTCATTGGGAGGTGCTGGAGCGCAAGTGTCGCAGCATCGCCGAGCGTGGCATGGCGCCATTGATCGTCACGCAGTTCGCGTTCGATGCGGACCTTGTGCTGCGGTGGCTGGAAACGCTGCGCGCGCGTGGCATTGATGCTCCGGTGCGCGTGGGTGTGCCAGGTCCTGCCGGCGTTGCGGTGCTCGCCCGCTATGCCGCAAGGTGCGGTGTGAGCGCCAGCGCGGCGATGCTGTCCAACTACGGCATCTCCATCGGTAAGCTGCTTGGAACGGCTGGGCCGGACCGCTTTGTCGATCGCCTAACCGCCGGCCTGACCAACGCGCACGGCGATGTCCGCCTGCACCTGTTTCCGTTCGGCGGGATCGCGCGCTCGGTCGCGTGGGTTGAGCATTACCGCTCCCGGAGCAGGCTCACGCATCCGGTCAACCTGTAG
- the msuE gene encoding FMN reductase, which translates to MTATLPPPLRVVAVSGGLQRPSKAAALAHHLMALIGDDVPCEPHLVELGALAPHFAGALWRSQLHETVEQELAAVEQADVLVVATPVYRGSFTGLFKHFFDFIHQDALIDTPVLLAATGGSDRHALVIEHQLRPLFSFFQARTLPLGVYATDRDFLDYRVHNEALAERASLAVQRALPLIALTRQAPASAATAVAAA; encoded by the coding sequence ATGACTGCAACCCTGCCACCTCCACTGCGCGTTGTCGCCGTCTCTGGCGGGCTGCAGCGTCCTTCCAAGGCCGCCGCGCTGGCACACCACCTGATGGCCCTGATCGGCGACGACGTGCCATGCGAGCCGCATCTGGTCGAACTGGGAGCGTTGGCACCGCACTTTGCCGGCGCGCTGTGGCGCTCGCAGCTGCATGAAACGGTGGAGCAGGAACTTGCCGCCGTCGAGCAGGCAGACGTGCTGGTGGTGGCAACGCCGGTCTATCGCGGCTCGTTCACCGGGCTGTTCAAGCACTTCTTCGATTTCATTCATCAGGACGCCCTCATCGACACCCCGGTATTGCTGGCGGCGACCGGTGGCAGCGACCGCCATGCACTGGTGATCGAGCATCAATTACGGCCGCTTTTCAGCTTCTTCCAGGCACGCACGTTGCCGCTGGGCGTCTACGCGACCGACCGGGATTTCCTGGACTACCGCGTGCACAACGAGGCCCTGGCCGAACGGGCCAGCTTGGCGGTGCAACGGGCACTGCCACTGATCGCATTGACGCGGCAGGCACCGGCCAGCGCCGCAACTGCGGTGGCCGCGGCCTGA